A stretch of Vicinamibacterales bacterium DNA encodes these proteins:
- a CDS encoding MBG domain-containing protein — translation PDIANPDIANPDIANPDIANPDIANPDIANVRVANPDIANPDIANPDIANPDIANPDIANPDIANPDIANGALSDVTWTMTNNGNTTAAFNVNLFLSQQTDKICPPGVNPTTGCITTQLVLRKVYNTPVATNCEVQLQSQNILLANIPNPKFVLPGQGLPDQNSDEATNATLWLAPGEKAQITLRVYDPAKAGNVPVNDTDPSTPTPGGSFIDPVFLPTTTTELGSVTPIVQQQSVDTEDIISAVNSGAPPPKPPVVTPLSPPVPSGSTDDPKPTPLSLVFVQQPSTTPFGAIVAPPVTVAVRDQYGALLPNAPVTLFLGANPGGASLSGNTATSDASGIAAFPALSASAAGVGYTVVATSGQALPAVSAPVTFGTIAAGVSLSNLTQAFDGSPKSVTVTTTPAGLAVSVTYNGSPAPPSAAGSYPVVAAVTNPNYSGGASGTLTITPPAPPAAGSRTFFVPGTAGGAATVNPVSAGGTAPVNSGVFLYVGDSLSITATGTVSWYNAGAASPGGALGCQGDFLAQCPVPGISLIARIGSGPWQFVGSGPTLLTAATPGVVEFAVNDNDYGDNGDGWSVTVTPQPAKGLVSLWRAEGNAGDSVGGNGGSPQGGATFTTGHTGQAFSFANDAFPDNDFVRIADRPELRLSNAGTIAAWLKPTGPGLSYDNGYAGTEGGIIVSKEDSYEVARFSDGTIRWAFRGPECWCWYNTGIVVPEGQWAHVVVTYDAGVVKTYANGVLGHTFTPESLGAIADLPGEFRIGGRQYSDTLGRPYRQNFQGAIDDVGIYRSALSATDVFLLYHEARQWPASVGGNDHFYAFVPNYGTPWQTAENNCVAAGGHLASIHSQAEDDFLSGLIGPAGPSAYIGAYALGGFTSGSQGSYTWSDGTPWDFSNWRGQTSEPNGSGDPGAVQFFPNSSPSAGWNDVPQDGFGDIGYVCKIPVID, via the coding sequence CCCGGACATCGCCAACCCGGACATCGCCAACCCCGACATTGCCAACCCCGATATCGCCAATCCGGACATTGCCAACCCGGATATCGCCAACGTGCGCGTGGCCAACCCCGATATCGCGAACCCCGACATCGCCAACCCGGACATTGCAAATCCGGACATCGCCAATCCGGACATCGCCAACCCCGACATCGCCAACCCCGACATCGCCAATGGCGCGCTGTCGGACGTCACCTGGACGATGACCAACAACGGGAACACAACGGCGGCGTTCAACGTGAACCTGTTCCTGTCGCAACAAACCGACAAGATCTGCCCGCCCGGCGTGAACCCCACTACCGGGTGCATCACCACGCAACTCGTGCTGCGCAAGGTCTACAACACGCCGGTGGCGACCAATTGCGAGGTGCAGTTGCAGTCGCAGAACATCCTGCTGGCAAACATCCCGAATCCGAAGTTCGTGCTGCCCGGACAGGGCCTGCCCGACCAGAACAGCGACGAGGCCACGAATGCGACCCTCTGGCTGGCGCCAGGCGAGAAAGCGCAGATCACCCTGCGCGTCTACGACCCCGCCAAGGCCGGCAACGTGCCCGTGAACGACACCGACCCGTCAACCCCGACGCCGGGAGGCTCATTCATCGATCCGGTGTTCCTGCCGACGACCACCACCGAGCTTGGTTCGGTCACTCCGATCGTCCAGCAGCAAAGCGTGGACACCGAGGACATCATCAGTGCCGTCAACTCGGGCGCGCCGCCGCCGAAGCCGCCCGTCGTGACGCCGCTCAGCCCGCCCGTGCCGTCGGGGAGCACCGATGATCCCAAGCCCACGCCGCTGTCGTTGGTGTTCGTGCAACAGCCGTCCACCACGCCGTTCGGTGCGATCGTTGCGCCACCAGTGACCGTAGCCGTGCGCGACCAGTACGGCGCGTTGCTCCCGAACGCGCCCGTAACGTTGTTCCTCGGCGCGAACCCGGGCGGTGCCTCACTGTCCGGCAATACGGCCACGTCCGACGCGAGCGGAATCGCCGCCTTCCCCGCGCTCTCGGCCAGCGCCGCCGGCGTGGGGTACACAGTGGTCGCCACGTCGGGCCAGGCGCTGCCGGCCGTGTCCGCGCCGGTCACGTTCGGGACGATCGCCGCGGGCGTGTCGCTGAGCAACCTCACTCAGGCCTTCGACGGATCGCCAAAAAGCGTCACCGTCACGACCACTCCCGCGGGGCTGGCGGTGAGCGTGACCTACAACGGCAGCCCGGCGCCGCCATCGGCGGCGGGCAGTTACCCGGTCGTGGCGGCCGTCACGAACCCGAACTATTCGGGCGGCGCGAGCGGGACGCTGACCATCACGCCGCCGGCGCCGCCGGCCGCTGGGTCACGGACCTTCTTCGTGCCCGGCACGGCTGGAGGCGCCGCTACAGTGAACCCCGTCTCCGCCGGAGGCACGGCACCGGTGAACAGCGGTGTCTTCCTGTATGTCGGCGATTCGCTCAGCATCACGGCGACCGGGACGGTCAGCTGGTACAATGCCGGTGCCGCGTCCCCGGGCGGTGCGCTCGGTTGTCAGGGTGACTTCCTGGCACAGTGTCCGGTCCCCGGCATCTCCCTGATCGCTCGAATCGGATCCGGTCCCTGGCAGTTCGTTGGTTCGGGCCCGACGCTGCTGACCGCAGCGACTCCGGGCGTCGTCGAGTTTGCAGTCAACGACAACGACTACGGTGACAACGGCGACGGCTGGAGTGTCACGGTGACGCCCCAGCCCGCCAAGGGGCTCGTCAGCCTCTGGCGCGCGGAAGGCAATGCGGGCGACAGCGTCGGCGGCAATGGCGGCTCGCCCCAGGGTGGGGCGACGTTCACGACGGGCCACACCGGTCAGGCTTTCAGCTTCGCGAACGACGCGTTCCCGGACAACGACTTTGTCCGGATCGCGGATCGGCCCGAGCTACGCTTGTCGAACGCGGGTACGATTGCCGCGTGGCTCAAGCCGACTGGACCCGGCCTAAGCTACGACAACGGATATGCCGGCACTGAAGGCGGCATCATCGTCAGCAAGGAAGACTCCTACGAGGTGGCCCGGTTTTCGGACGGCACCATCCGGTGGGCGTTTCGCGGCCCTGAGTGCTGGTGTTGGTATAACACCGGCATCGTGGTGCCAGAGGGCCAATGGGCCCACGTCGTCGTGACCTATGACGCGGGAGTGGTCAAGACCTACGCCAACGGTGTCCTGGGACACACATTCACACCTGAGTCGCTTGGCGCAATCGCCGACTTGCCTGGTGAATTCCGGATCGGCGGTCGCCAGTATTCCGACACGCTGGGCCGTCCTTATCGACAGAACTTCCAGGGTGCTATCGACGATGTGGGGATCTATCGCTCGGCACTGTCCGCGACGGACGTGTTCTTGCTCTACCACGAGGCCAGGCAGTGGCCGGCCAGCGTTGGCGGTAACGACCACTTCTACGCGTTCGTGCCGAACTACGGCACGCCGTGGCAGACAGCAGAGAACAACTGCGTGGCCGCGGGTGGGCATCTGGCCAGCATCCACAGCCAGGCCGAGGATGATTTCCTGAGCGGCCTGATTGGTCCGGCGGGACCATCCGCCTACATCGGCGCCTACGCGCTGGGGGGCTTCACCTCGGGCTCACAGGGCTCTTACACGTGGTCGGACGGCACTCCGTGGGATTTCAGCAATTGGCGGGGACAGACGTCAGAGCCGAATGGAAGCGGGGACCCAGGCGCAGTGCAGTTCTTTCCGAACAGCAGCCCGTCCGCGGGCTGGAACGACGTGCCCCAGGACGGCTTCGGCGACATCGGCTACGTCTGCAAGATCCCTGTCATTGATTAG
- a CDS encoding PEGA domain-containing protein — translation MKPAAFVGAGVAILVGVGIVFMGRKGPEPAPPAETRTAPAPAPVARKAEPAPVPAAEPEAPRKAAPRKVAPVTAAPVAEAAPTLATLTLESDVPGASVFIDRQFVGNTPLTLDKLEPGTRRLQLTATGFDSVQKTVDLVAGANAITVRIKEVSLNARVPVVHKHAMGSCNGILSATIDGLKYETSNKGDAFTITYAQADQFAVDYLQKNLRVKQKGGKTWNFTDKNDNADALFVFHREVEAARKKLAEGYTPVR, via the coding sequence ATGAAACCAGCAGCATTCGTCGGCGCAGGAGTCGCCATCCTCGTGGGGGTCGGCATCGTGTTCATGGGGCGGAAGGGTCCCGAGCCGGCACCACCTGCTGAGACGCGCACCGCGCCGGCACCGGCGCCCGTCGCCAGGAAGGCAGAGCCGGCACCGGTTCCCGCGGCGGAGCCCGAAGCCCCCCGCAAGGCCGCGCCCCGGAAGGTTGCGCCGGTCACCGCGGCACCGGTGGCCGAGGCGGCGCCGACGCTGGCCACGCTCACGCTCGAATCGGACGTGCCCGGCGCCTCGGTGTTCATCGATCGCCAGTTCGTCGGCAACACGCCGCTCACGCTCGATAAACTGGAGCCCGGCACCAGGCGGCTGCAGCTGACCGCCACCGGCTTCGACAGCGTCCAGAAGACGGTGGACCTGGTCGCCGGCGCCAACGCCATCACCGTGCGCATCAAGGAAGTCAGCCTCAACGCCAGGGTCCCGGTGGTCCACAAGCACGCGATGGGCTCCTGCAACGGCATCCTGTCGGCGACGATTGATGGCCTCAAGTACGAGACCTCGAACAAGGGCGACGCGTTCACGATCACCTACGCCCAGGCCGATCAGTTTGCGGTGGACTACCTCCAGAAGAACCTGCGCGTGAAGCAGAAGGGCGGCAAGACCTGGAACTTCACCGACAAGAACGACAACGCCGACGCGCTGTTCGTGTTCCACCGCGAGGTGGAGGCGGCCCGCAAGAAGCTGGCCGAGGGCTACACGCCGGTCCGCTAG
- a CDS encoding PQQ-binding-like beta-propeller repeat protein, whose amino-acid sequence MTARLWTTVAMVIVAVVGSVATQTSAPADWYQWRGPNRDGISAETGLLQDWPKAGPPQVWRATGAGNGYSSFSSSGGRLYTLGARANNEYVMAFDRATGKKVWEYLNGRRYENDRGDGPRSTPTIEGERLYVLGGSGDLTCLDTATGKRIWSINVIQKFDGRNPYWGYSESPLIVGDRILVNAGGSRASIVAIAKADGATLWQSHNDEAGYSSPMLMRTGSLNQVIFFTGQRTLAVDPRDGRLLWSYNKVANGTANIATPIVRGTRVFLSSDYGTGAALLDVRAAGNLASASEVYFTRDMRNHHASSVLIDDHLYGFSSSILTALKFDTGAMAWRDRSVGKGSLIFADRRLYLFSEDGVVGLAEASSAGYREHGRFTLAQQSGLPTWSHPMISGGLLIIRDQDNVYAYDVKAK is encoded by the coding sequence ATGACAGCTCGACTGTGGACGACCGTTGCGATGGTGATCGTGGCGGTCGTGGGCTCGGTGGCCACGCAGACTTCGGCGCCGGCGGACTGGTACCAGTGGCGCGGCCCCAATCGCGACGGCATCTCGGCCGAGACCGGGCTGCTGCAGGACTGGCCCAAGGCCGGCCCGCCGCAGGTATGGCGCGCGACGGGCGCGGGGAACGGCTACTCGTCGTTCTCGTCATCCGGCGGACGTCTCTACACGCTCGGCGCGCGCGCCAACAACGAGTACGTGATGGCGTTCGACCGCGCCACCGGCAAGAAGGTGTGGGAGTACCTCAACGGCCGGCGCTACGAGAACGACCGCGGCGACGGCCCGCGCAGCACGCCGACCATCGAAGGCGAACGGCTCTACGTGCTCGGCGGCAGCGGCGATCTCACCTGTCTCGACACCGCGACGGGCAAGCGCATCTGGTCGATCAATGTCATCCAGAAGTTCGACGGCCGCAATCCCTACTGGGGCTACAGCGAATCCCCGCTGATCGTCGGCGATCGCATCCTGGTGAACGCCGGCGGCTCGCGCGCGTCGATTGTCGCCATTGCCAAGGCCGACGGCGCCACGCTGTGGCAGAGCCACAACGACGAGGCCGGCTACTCGTCACCCATGCTGATGCGCACGGGGAGCCTCAACCAGGTGATCTTCTTCACCGGGCAGCGCACCCTCGCCGTGGACCCGCGCGACGGGCGGCTCCTGTGGTCGTACAACAAGGTGGCCAACGGCACCGCCAACATCGCCACGCCGATCGTGCGCGGCACGCGCGTGTTCCTGTCGTCCGACTACGGCACCGGCGCCGCCCTCCTCGACGTTCGCGCCGCCGGCAACCTGGCCTCGGCCAGCGAGGTGTATTTCACGCGCGACATGCGCAATCACCACGCCAGCTCGGTGCTGATCGACGACCACCTCTACGGGTTTTCCAGCAGCATCCTGACGGCGCTGAAGTTCGACACCGGGGCCATGGCCTGGCGCGATCGCAGCGTCGGGAAGGGCTCGTTGATCTTCGCCGACCGTCGCCTCTATCTTTTCAGCGAAGACGGCGTCGTCGGGCTCGCCGAAGCGTCGTCGGCCGGGTATCGGGAGCACGGGCGCTTCACGCTGGCGCAACAGAGCGGCTTGCCGACGTGGAGCCATCCGATGATCAGCGGCGGCCTGCTGATCATCCGCGACCAGGACAACGTCTACGCTTACGACGTCAAGGCGAAGTAA
- a CDS encoding protein kinase: MIDRSSTPTCLKCGRLVPQGAGFCPSCGTQIGDPSFAPTSASIDAAAGKPFPSGDPVTALPTAATNLGGAPHTGAPTLSPTGMVTSLDSPSPRPPVPAGDGPFQAGQQVGPRYTIIRLLGIGGMGAVYQAFDHELGVAVAIKVIRPAAQSDATAAKELETRFKRELVLARQVTHKYVVRIHDLGEIDGIKYLTMPFVEGETLAQLLRRSGTLPLARAIQVAQQIAQGLAAAHEKGVVHRDLKPENIMIESPSPLALAAQGLPESAGRGDGDALIMDFGIARSVEQGATQTAAGSVIGTLEYMAPEQAQGIKVDQRADQYAFGLIVYDMLVGRQRLAKRDNPMTELLGRLTASPPAPRTINPDIPEAVDHIVVKCLQPSPDNRYASTTELVKALERLTPDGHIRSGVHEVIVREAPARPKWQLAAAGLVIVALGGTVGWLLLKPDAPGAATSGVAREPVSVLIADFNNKTGDPVFDGVVEQALGLGIEGASFITAYPRRDALRAAAAAKLGDKLDEKTARLVAVREGVGLVLAGEVEARGSGFHITARALGSGSADGPPLHTLEADASGKAAILETVGALAGKVRTALGDTAVPKDGPAANETFTAASLEAARAYTKGQELQVAGQREEAIEQFKQTITLDPGMGRAYSGAAAQLANLGRTDEAEHFYKEALSHLDRMTDREKYRTRGGYYLFARKVPEAIKEYTALLDAFPSDRVGQENLALAHFYERNMAQALEQGRKAAAMSRSVGARSNLALYAMYAGQFETAITESDEVLKTTPTFVKAFVARGLSELGLGRPAEAVAAYGKLKGVSAAGASFAVAGLADVALYEGRTADAIALLNEGISADTAAKNVTAVAKKRVALAEAHLARGDAAAAAREAERAVSESDSVALPAALALVRAGRASAALKIADGLAAKIDADPRAYAGLVRAEVHLAQNQARLALDALREAQSLADTWLGHVLMARTYLALDQFAEATSEIDAAIKRKGEATAIGLDDWPTYRYFPPVLYFQGLAQDGLKSPAASETFQAFLAIKNNGDETVGFVAVAKKRVAR; this comes from the coding sequence ATGATTGACCGGTCTTCCACACCGACGTGCCTCAAATGCGGCCGGCTGGTCCCTCAGGGGGCTGGTTTCTGTCCCAGTTGCGGCACGCAAATCGGTGACCCCTCGTTCGCGCCCACCTCCGCGTCGATCGACGCTGCGGCGGGCAAGCCCTTCCCTTCCGGCGATCCCGTCACCGCTCTGCCCACCGCCGCCACCAACCTTGGTGGGGCCCCTCACACCGGCGCGCCCACCCTCTCGCCGACCGGCATGGTGACGTCGCTCGACAGCCCGTCGCCACGCCCACCGGTGCCTGCCGGTGACGGCCCCTTCCAGGCCGGCCAGCAAGTCGGTCCCCGCTACACCATCATCCGCCTGCTCGGCATCGGCGGCATGGGCGCGGTCTACCAGGCCTTCGATCACGAACTCGGCGTCGCCGTCGCCATCAAGGTGATCCGGCCCGCCGCGCAGTCTGACGCCACCGCGGCCAAGGAGCTCGAAACCCGCTTCAAGCGCGAGCTGGTGCTCGCCCGCCAGGTCACGCACAAATACGTCGTCCGCATTCACGATCTCGGGGAGATCGACGGCATCAAGTACCTGACCATGCCGTTCGTGGAAGGCGAGACGCTGGCGCAGCTGCTGCGGCGCAGCGGCACGCTGCCGCTGGCGCGCGCCATCCAGGTGGCGCAGCAGATCGCGCAGGGCCTGGCCGCGGCGCACGAGAAGGGCGTCGTTCATCGCGACCTCAAGCCCGAGAACATCATGATCGAGTCGCCGTCGCCATTAGCTTTGGCGGCCCAAGGGCTGCCGGAGTCGGCCGGGCGTGGCGACGGCGACGCCCTGATCATGGACTTCGGCATCGCGCGCTCGGTGGAGCAGGGCGCCACCCAGACCGCGGCCGGTTCGGTCATCGGCACCCTGGAGTACATGGCGCCGGAACAGGCACAGGGCATCAAGGTCGATCAGCGGGCCGACCAGTACGCCTTCGGCCTCATCGTCTACGACATGCTGGTCGGGCGCCAGCGGCTGGCCAAGCGCGACAACCCGATGACCGAGCTGCTCGGGCGATTGACGGCTTCGCCGCCGGCGCCGCGCACGATCAACCCGGACATTCCGGAGGCCGTCGATCACATCGTGGTGAAGTGCCTGCAGCCGTCGCCGGACAATCGTTACGCGTCCACGACCGAGCTGGTGAAGGCGCTGGAGCGGCTCACGCCCGATGGGCACATCCGCTCCGGCGTGCACGAGGTCATCGTCCGCGAGGCGCCGGCCCGGCCGAAGTGGCAGCTCGCCGCGGCCGGTCTCGTGATCGTGGCGCTCGGCGGAACGGTGGGCTGGCTGCTGCTCAAGCCGGACGCGCCTGGGGCGGCGACCAGTGGCGTGGCCCGCGAGCCGGTGTCGGTGCTGATCGCCGACTTCAACAACAAGACCGGTGACCCCGTGTTCGACGGCGTCGTCGAACAGGCGCTGGGCCTCGGCATCGAAGGCGCGTCATTCATCACGGCGTATCCGCGTCGTGATGCGCTGCGCGCGGCTGCGGCGGCCAAGCTTGGTGACAAGCTGGATGAAAAGACCGCCCGGCTCGTCGCCGTGCGCGAGGGCGTCGGCCTCGTGCTGGCCGGCGAGGTTGAGGCGCGGGGATCGGGGTTCCACATTACGGCGCGGGCGCTCGGGTCTGGCAGCGCCGATGGTCCACCGCTCCACACACTGGAGGCGGATGCCAGCGGCAAGGCGGCGATCCTCGAGACGGTGGGTGCGCTCGCCGGCAAGGTGCGCACGGCGCTCGGCGATACGGCGGTGCCCAAGGATGGACCCGCGGCCAACGAGACGTTTACCGCGGCCAGCCTCGAGGCCGCGCGCGCGTATACGAAGGGCCAGGAATTGCAAGTGGCCGGCCAGCGCGAGGAGGCTATCGAGCAGTTCAAGCAGACAATCACGCTCGATCCGGGCATGGGCCGCGCCTACTCGGGCGCGGCGGCCCAGCTCGCCAACCTTGGGCGCACCGACGAGGCAGAACACTTCTACAAGGAGGCCCTGTCACACCTCGACCGCATGACCGACCGCGAGAAGTACCGCACGCGCGGCGGCTACTACCTGTTCGCGCGCAAAGTGCCCGAGGCCATCAAGGAGTACACCGCCCTCCTGGACGCGTTTCCCAGCGACCGTGTCGGGCAGGAGAACCTGGCCCTGGCGCACTTCTACGAGCGCAACATGGCGCAGGCCCTCGAGCAGGGCCGCAAGGCGGCGGCGATGTCGCGCAGCGTGGGGGCGCGGTCGAACCTGGCGCTCTACGCGATGTACGCGGGCCAGTTCGAGACGGCCATTACGGAGAGCGACGAGGTGCTCAAGACGACACCAACGTTCGTCAAGGCGTTCGTGGCGCGCGGGCTGTCGGAACTCGGGCTCGGCCGGCCCGCCGAGGCCGTCGCGGCGTACGGCAAGCTCAAGGGCGTGTCGGCGGCGGGCGCATCGTTTGCGGTGGCCGGCCTTGCCGACGTGGCCCTCTACGAGGGCCGCACGGCCGACGCCATTGCGTTGCTGAACGAGGGCATCTCAGCCGACACCGCCGCGAAGAACGTGACCGCGGTCGCGAAGAAGCGTGTGGCCCTCGCCGAGGCGCATCTGGCGCGGGGCGACGCGGCGGCGGCGGCACGAGAGGCGGAGCGGGCGGTGTCGGAGAGCGACAGCGTGGCACTGCCGGCGGCCCTCGCGCTGGTCCGAGCCGGCAGGGCCTCGGCGGCGCTCAAGATCGCCGATGGCCTCGCTGCCAAGATCGACGCCGACCCGCGCGCGTATGCGGGCCTGGTTCGCGCCGAGGTACACCTGGCGCAGAATCAGGCCCGCCTGGCGCTCGACGCGCTGCGCGAGGCGCAGTCGCTCGCCGACACCTGGCTCGGTCATGTGTTGATGGCCCGCACGTACCTGGCGCTCGACCAGTTCGCAGAGGCCACCTCCGAGATTGATGCCGCCATCAAGCGGAAGGGTGAGGCCACCGCCATCGGGCTCGACGACTGGCCAACCTATCGCTACTTCCCGCCGGTGCTGTATTTCCAGGGCCTCGCGCAGGACGGGCTGAAGAGCCCGGCGGCGAGTGAGACCTTTCAGGCATTTCTGGCCATCAAGAACAACGGCGACGAAACCGTTGGTTTCGTCGCCGTTGCGAAGAAGCGCGTCGCGCGCTAA
- a CDS encoding sulfurtransferase: protein MHKTLITPSTLAQHVNDPSWVIIDCRFDLTDPAKGEANYREGHIPGARYAHLDRHLSGPKTGTNGRHPLPDSDVMIRTFSEFGIGPHIQVVAYDADSSMFAGRLWWMLRWMGHDAVAVLDGGLARWRGEGHPVRGGVEASTPVPFRGAARPGWRLTVDEVAGGLTNPTRLLVDARTPERYRGIGETLDKVGGHIPGAANYFFQQNLAADKSFKSPDELKAQWAPILEGRDPKDVVVYCGSGVTACHNLLALEHAGIRGVKIFPGSWSEWSADPSRPVATDTD from the coding sequence ATGCACAAGACACTGATCACGCCCTCCACTCTCGCCCAGCATGTGAACGATCCGAGCTGGGTGATCATCGACTGCCGGTTCGACCTCACGGATCCGGCCAAGGGCGAGGCGAACTACCGGGAGGGACACATTCCCGGAGCGCGCTACGCGCACCTGGATCGCCACCTGTCGGGGCCGAAGACCGGCACCAACGGCCGCCATCCGCTGCCCGACTCGGACGTCATGATCCGCACCTTCAGCGAGTTCGGCATCGGGCCGCACATCCAGGTGGTGGCCTACGACGCCGACAGCAGCATGTTTGCGGGGCGGTTGTGGTGGATGCTGCGGTGGATGGGCCACGATGCGGTGGCGGTGCTCGACGGCGGGCTGGCGCGGTGGCGAGGCGAAGGACACCCGGTCCGCGGCGGCGTGGAAGCGTCCACGCCGGTCCCGTTCAGGGGCGCAGCGCGTCCGGGCTGGCGCCTCACGGTGGATGAGGTCGCCGGCGGCCTGACGAACCCGACGCGCCTGCTCGTCGACGCGCGCACGCCCGAGCGCTATCGCGGAATCGGCGAGACCCTCGACAAGGTGGGCGGCCACATTCCCGGCGCGGCGAACTATTTCTTCCAGCAGAACCTGGCCGCCGACAAGTCCTTCAAGTCGCCGGACGAGCTGAAGGCGCAGTGGGCGCCCATCCTCGAGGGACGAGACCCCAAGGACGTGGTGGTCTATTGCGGTTCGGGCGTGACGGCCTGCCACAACCTGCTCGCGCTGGAGCACGCCGGCATCCGCGGCGTGAAGATCTTCCCGGGATCCTGGAGCGAATGGAGCGCCGACCCCTCCCGCCCGGTAGCCACCGACACCGACTAG
- a CDS encoding TIGR00300 family protein codes for MVSETVKAEGHLIDSGNFQSILTTIVEHGSEYEILHFDVGRKNEEGSHLTLRLTTDTPERLQDLLSKLSVFGCFVEGSPEVLLRAADMDGAVPEDFYSTTNHRTSVFLGGQWVAADDQRMDAVLIVKDGRVACRKLRDVRKGEQVVCGMQGIRVSPDVQQRDKPSFGFMSNEVSSERRVETAVARVAEMMQQVKADGGRIAFVAGPVVVHTGGSQYFCELIRLGYVDVLLSGNALAVHDIEVALSGTSLGIDLSSGHPVEHGHRNHMRAINAVRRAGGIGRAVASGVLTTGIMHACHTHHVQYILAGSIRDDGPLPETLMDLTAAQDAYGKALANVDVVVMLSSMLHSIGVGNMLPSWVKVICVDINPAVVTKLSDRGSTQTVGVVTDVGLFLHTLAGKLKA; via the coding sequence ATGGTTTCCGAAACTGTCAAAGCTGAAGGCCACCTGATCGACTCAGGCAATTTCCAGTCGATCCTCACAACCATCGTCGAGCACGGCTCCGAATACGAGATCCTGCACTTCGACGTCGGCCGCAAGAACGAAGAGGGCTCCCACCTCACGCTGCGGCTGACCACCGACACCCCGGAACGGCTGCAGGACCTGCTCTCCAAGCTGTCGGTGTTCGGCTGCTTCGTTGAGGGATCGCCGGAGGTGCTGCTGCGCGCCGCCGACATGGACGGCGCCGTCCCCGAAGACTTCTACTCCACCACCAATCACCGCACCTCGGTCTTCCTCGGCGGCCAATGGGTCGCCGCCGACGATCAGCGCATGGACGCCGTGCTGATCGTCAAGGACGGCCGCGTCGCCTGCCGCAAGCTGCGCGACGTCAGGAAGGGCGAGCAGGTGGTGTGCGGCATGCAGGGCATTCGCGTCTCGCCCGACGTGCAGCAGCGCGACAAGCCGAGCTTCGGCTTCATGAGCAACGAGGTGTCGTCGGAGCGCCGCGTCGAAACCGCGGTGGCGCGCGTCGCCGAGATGATGCAGCAGGTGAAGGCCGATGGCGGCCGCATTGCGTTCGTCGCCGGCCCGGTCGTGGTCCACACCGGCGGCTCGCAGTATTTCTGCGAGCTGATCCGCCTCGGTTACGTGGACGTGCTGCTCTCCGGCAACGCGCTCGCCGTGCACGACATCGAGGTCGCCCTGTCGGGCACCTCGCTCGGCATCGACCTCAGCAGCGGACATCCGGTCGAGCACGGCCACCGCAATCACATGCGCGCCATCAACGCCGTGCGCCGCGCCGGCGGCATTGGCCGCGCCGTGGCGTCGGGGGTGTTGACCACCGGCATCATGCACGCCTGCCATACGCACCACGTCCAGTACATCCTCGCCGGCTCGATCCGCGACGATGGTCCGTTGCCGGAGACCCTGATGGACCTGACCGCGGCGCAGGACGCCTACGGGAAGGCGCTGGCCAACGTCGACGTGGTCGTGATGCTGTCGTCGATGCTGCACAGCATCGGCGTCGGCAACATGCTGCCGTCGTGGGTGAAGGTAATCTGCGTGGACATCAACCCCGCGGTGGTCACCAAGCTCTCTGACCGCGGCTCCACGCAAACGGTCGGCGTCGTCACCGACGTCGGCTTGTTCCTGCATACGCTGGCCGGGAAACTGAAAGCCTAG
- the htpX gene encoding protease HtpX translates to MKRILLFLATNLAIMITLSIVLSLLGVGGYLTPTGLDYSALMVFCLVWGMGGAFISLQLSRFMAKMAMRIQLVDGRSGQPDLDWLHQTVGQLTRKAGLPMPEVGIYDSPEVNAFATGPSKNRSLVAVSSGLLHSMRREEVEGVLAHEVAHIQNGDMVTLTLIQGVVNAFVMFFSRIIANIVRQMVDEKISHLVFFATTLIFDIAFGILGSMVVAWFSRAREYRADAGGASLAGRANMIGALQRLLQTKALVDNSQPQLATMKIAGAKGGFMSLIATHPPLEARIAALQQPQVR, encoded by the coding sequence ATGAAACGCATTCTCCTGTTCCTGGCCACCAACCTGGCCATCATGATCACGCTGTCGATCGTGCTCAGCCTGCTGGGTGTCGGCGGCTACCTCACCCCGACCGGCCTCGACTACTCGGCCCTGATGGTGTTCTGCCTGGTGTGGGGCATGGGCGGCGCGTTCATCTCCCTCCAGCTGTCGCGCTTCATGGCCAAGATGGCGATGCGCATCCAGTTGGTGGACGGCCGCAGCGGCCAGCCCGACCTCGACTGGCTCCACCAGACCGTGGGCCAGCTGACGCGCAAGGCCGGCCTGCCGATGCCGGAAGTCGGCATCTACGACTCGCCGGAAGTGAACGCGTTCGCGACCGGGCCGAGCAAGAACCGCAGCCTGGTGGCGGTCTCGAGCGGCCTGCTTCATTCGATGCGCCGTGAAGAAGTGGAAGGCGTGCTGGCCCACGAGGTCGCGCATATCCAGAACGGCGACATGGTCACCCTGACGCTGATCCAGGGCGTCGTCAACGCCTTCGTCATGTTCTTCTCCCGCATCATCGCCAACATCGTCCGGCAGATGGTGGACGAGAAGATCTCGCACCTGGTGTTCTTCGCGACGACGCTGATCTTCGACATCGCGTTCGGCATTCTCGGGTCGATGGTGGTGGCGTGGTTCTCCCGCGCGCGCGAGTACCGGGCCGACGCCGGCGGCGCCAGCCTGGCGGGCCGGGCCAACATGATTGGCGCCCTGCAGCGGTTGCTGCAGACCAAGGCCCTGGTGGACAACTCGCAGCCCCAGCTGGCCACCATGAAGATCGCCGGCGCCAAGGGCGGCTTCATGTCGCTGATCGCGACGCATCCCCCGCTCGAAGCCCGCATCGCGGCGTTGCAGCAGCCGCAAGTGCGCTAG